The genomic segment CCCGCGGGGGAAGTTGCCCGTCTGCCAGCCGCCCATGCCCACGTCCCACGGCTCGGCGATCATCTTCACCCCGGCGAGCTCGGGGTCGTCGACGATGCCCTTGATGAGCGGATGCTCGTGGTCGAAGTAGTTGTCCTCGTTGCGCCCGAGGGTGGCCGCGAGGTCGAATCGGAAGCCGTCGATCTGCACGTCGTTCGCCCAGTACTTCAGCGAGTCGAGGATCATCCGCGAGACGGCCGGGGTCGCGGTGTCGATGGAGTTGCCGCATCCGGTCACGTCGATGTAGTCGCCGCGGCTGGTCTGCCGGTAGTAGCGCGCGTTGTCGATGCCGCGGAAACTCGAGGTGGGTCCGCCCCGACCCTCCTCGGCGGTGTGGTTGTAGACCACGTCGAGGATGACCTCGAGTCCCGCCTCGTGCAGCAGCTTCACCATGCCCTTGAACTCGCGGAGCACGGCTCCCGGCCCCTCGGCCTGCGCGGCGCGGCTCGCGTAGAGGTTGTGCGGGGCGAAGAAGCCGAGGGTGTTGTAGCCCCAGTAATTCGTGAGGCCCTGTTTCTGCAGTCGCTGCTCGGAGACGAAGGCGTGCACGGGCAGCAGTTCGACGGCCGTGACGCCGAGGCCCTTCAGGTAGCCGATGCTGGTCTCGTGGGCCAGGCCCGCGTAGGTTCCGCGCAAGTGCTCGGGGATGCGGGTGTTGAGCTTCGACAGCCCCTTCACGTGCGCCTCGTAGATGACGGTGTGGTCGAGCGGGGTCTGCGGTTTGGTGACGCCGTTCCAGTTGAACTCCTCGTCGATCACGACGCTCCGCCACTGTTCGCGGCCGGAGCGCACCAATCCGCGGGAGTAGGGATCGAGCAGCGCGATCTCCGGGTCGAAGGCGTTCATCGGCGCATCCGGGCCCGTCGGGCCGTCGACGCGCAAGGTGTAGCGGCGGCCGGGCGTCAGGCTGCGGGTGCGGGCCGTCCACACGTTCGAAGCCGCGTCGCGGGTGAGCGGAACGGTCTTCACGATCCAGTTCGGGTCTTTGTCGTCGTAGAGACAGAGGTCGATGGTCGTGGCGTTCTCCGACCACACCCGGATCTCGCCACCGTGAGAAGTCTGTCGAACGCCCATCCGAGCGAACGGATCGGCCGCAGTCATGAGACTTAGAGTAGTTGTCACCGATGATCCGCTGAAATCCGCAGGAATCCATGCCCGTCTACCTCGACCACGCCGCCACCACGCCGATGATCCCGGCCGCTCGCTCGGCCTACGTCGCCGCGCTCGGTCTCGTGGGCAACCCGTCGTCGATCCACAGTCAAGGGCAGCAGGCGAAACGGATGCTCGAGGAATCGCGCGAGGTCATCGCCGCGTCGCTCGGGGCCGAGCCGATCGAGGTGATCATCACCTCGGGGGGAACCGAGTCGATCAACCTGGGTATCAAGGGGCTGTACTGGGCGCGGCAGGGGTCTGAGGCTGGGGGGTCGCGGCCCGTCGTGCTGGTGCCGGGCGGAGAGCACCACGCCACCGTCGACGCCGTCGAGTGGCTCGCGCGGCACGAGGGGGCGCGCGTCGTGCAGCTGCCGGTGGATTCGCTGGGGCGGCTGTCACCTGAGGTCTTGGCGTCGGCGCTCGCCGAGCACGGCGCATCCGTCGCCCTGGTGTCACTGCTCTGGGCCAACAACGAGGTGGGCACGATTCAGGATGTCGCGGCGCTCGCCGCGGTGACGCGCAGTGCCGGGGTGCCGGTGCACGTCGACGCGGTCGCGGCTTACGGGTACCTGCCGATCTCGTTCGCGTCGGTGGGGGCGGATGCGCTGAGTATATCGGCGCACAAGATCGGTGGTCCGGTGGGGGTCGGGGCGCTCGTGGTGGCGCGGCGGAGTGTCGTTGAGCCGCTGATCCACGGCGGCAACCAGCAGCGGGTTCGGTCGGGCACGCAGGATGTGGCGGGCGCGGTGGCGTTTGCGGCCGCGGCCGCCCTGGTTCCGCAGGCTGCCCGGGTGCCGCAGGCAGGCGGTGCTTCGCTCGCTCGCGCGGGCGACGGGTTCGTGGGTGCGGCAGACGCGGGTGCGGGGGACGGGTTCGTGGGGGCGGGCGACGAGTTGGCGGGGGAGGACGGGTTCGCGGGGGCGGGCGACGGGTTCGTGTCGGAGCTCGCGGCGTTGCGTGATCGGCTGATCGCGGGTGTGCGGGCGGCGGTGCCGGATGCGGTGCTGCGCGGCGATCCGTCGCCTGCGGGCCGGCTGCCGGGCAACGCGCACTTCACGTTCCCGGGCTGCGAGGGCGATTCGCTGCTGTTCCTCCTCGACATGCAGGGTTTCTCGGTGTCGACGGGCTCGGCCTGCCAGGCGGGGGTGCCGGAGGTCTCGCACGTGCTGACGGCGATGGGCGTGCCCGACGACGAGGCGCGTGGCGCCCTCCGCTTCACCCTCGGCCACGGAACCACCCCCGCCGAGATCGACGCCCTGGTCGAGGCCCTCCCGGCGGCCTACGCGGCCGCCCGCAAGGCCGGCTTCGCCGACCGCCTCGTGTCGCCCGCCCCGCACCCCTGACGCCGAACAGGCGCCCTTCGCCGCGGCGTCGCTCGTCGTTTCGACGCTCCCGAACCGACGGTCGGCGCCCGCCAGGAGGTCGGGCGCGAACTGACGGTCGGCGCCCGCCACGAGGTTGGGCGCTACAGGTTGAGAGTGGTGAGCACTGCCAGGTGGTCGGAGGCGCCGGCCCGCAGGGTGCTGTTCGACGTGACCTCCATGCCGCGCTGCAGCACGTGATCGGGGCGCGTGATGGGCATGGCTGCCGGCCAGGTGAAGCCGAAGCCGCCGCCGGACTGGTTGGCCTCGCTCAGTTGACCGGTGAGCCCCGCGATGTTGCGGTCGGAGGAGCCGGCGTTGAAGTCGCCCACCATCAGGATGCGGTCGTTCTCGTCACGAGGGATGTAGTCGGCGAGGTTCGCGAGCATCGTGTCGCGATCGGCGTGCTCGCCGGGCCGAGCGGATGCCGCGTGGATGACGTAGATGCTCACCAGCCCCGTGGGCGTCTGCAGATCGGCGGCGATGGCACGCTGCCAGCCGAGGCCGAGATCGAGAGCTTGGGCGTTCAGGATGGGGTAGGTGCTCCATACACCCACCGTGCCGATTCCGTAGGAATAGGGGTACTTGTCGCTCAGCACGGCCTCGACCTGGTCGCGGGCGTCGGAGTCCATCTCCTGCAGAGCGATCACCTGGGCTCCGGATGCCGCGAGTGCGGTGGCCGAATCGGCGGCGGTTCCTGAATCGGCTTCCACGTTCTGGCTGGCGATGGTGAGGGTGTCACCGGATGCCGCGGGCGCACTCCAGGAAAGCGGAACGATCGCGGGCACGAACATGACCGACCACACCAGCGCCGGCACCAGTGCCGCGATGACGGCACCCTTGGCGCGGCTGATGAACGCGAGCACGAACAGCACCGGGATGGCCAGTCCGAACCAGGGGAGCGCCGACTCGACCACGAGACTGAACCCGAACAGCTCGGGGGCGAGCACGTGCAGAGCCGTTCCGGCGGCGAGAGCGAGGGCCAGAACGCAGACGAAGACAGCAAGGCCCGTTCGGATTCTCGGCCTCCGGCGCGGTTGGGGCTCTCGGGTCTCGCGCGGTGCCTCGAGAAGTGCTGACATCGCACTCATTCTGCACCGAGACGCTGTGCATTCACCCCATCCACTGATCGACTCGCGGACAGGCTGCGTGTCAGAGGCCCCCCGTATGCTTGAAGGCATGAAAGTTCTCGCAGCAATGAGCGGTGGTGTCGATTCCGCGGTCGCCGCCGCCCGCGCGGTCGAAGCCGGTCACGAGGTCGTCGGGGTGCACCTGGCGCTGAGCCGCATGCCCGGAACCCTGCGAACGGGCAGTCGCGGCTGCTGCACCATCGAAGACTCGATGGATGCGCAGCGGGCCGCGAACAAGATCGGCATCCCTTATTACGTGTGGGATTTCTCCGAGCGTTTCAAGGCCGACGTGGTCGACGACTTCATCGCCGAATACACCGCCGGCCGCACCCCCAATCCCTGCATGCGTTGCAACGAGCGCATCAAGTTCGCAGCACTGCTCGAAAAGGCGCTCGACCTCGGCTTCGATGCGGTCTGCACGGGCCACTATGCGTCGATCACGACGGACGCCGAGGGCAACCGCGAGCTGCACCGGGCGGCCGCCTGGGCCAAAGACCAGTCCTACGTGCTCGGCGTGCTCACCACCGAGCAACTCGCGCACAGCATGTTCCCGCTCGGAGCCACCCCGTCGAAGGCCGAGGTGCGGGCCGAAGCGGCCGAGCGCGGCTTCTCGGTGGCCTCCAAGCCCGACAGCCACGACATCTGCTTCATCCCCGACGGCAACACCAGCGGCTGGCTGGCCGACAAGGTCGGCACGGCCACCGGTTCGATCGTCGATCGAGAGGGCGCGGTGGTCGGCTCGCACGAGGGCGCCCATGCGTTCACCGTGGGCCAGCGCCGCGGCCTCAAGCTCGGGATGCCTGCGGCCGACGGCAAGCCCCGCTTCGTTCTCGAGGTTCGCCCGAAAGAGAACACGGTGGTCGTGGGCCCGAAGGAGGCACTCGACATCGCGGAGATCGCGGGGTCGCGCTACACCTGGGCCGGGCGGGCGCCCGAGCATCCGGAGATCGATTTCGTCTGCCAGGTGCAGATCCGGGCGCACGCCGATCCGGTCGATGCTGTGGCGCGCGTGCGCGCTGATGCAGATGGGGCACCTGAGCTCGTCATCACGCCTGTCACTCCGCTCAACGGCGTCGCGCCAGGGCAGACGGCGGTGGTCTACGTCGGCACGCGGGTGCTGGGTCAGTGCACGATCGATCGCACGGTTGCAGCAGATCTCGCCCGTGTTCATGCCGTCGGCGGTGCCGTCCCCCTGGGGGCAGGCGCCTGATGGCTGCACGGGGGAGGGGGCGAGCGGCGGACGACGGTGTTGCGGCGGCCGCGGCGACGCTGCCGCAGGAGACCCCGAGCGATGTCGAAGCGGCCAGGGCCGAAGCGCGAGACCTGACCACGCGCATCCTGGAGTTGCGCGACGAGTACTACGAGAAGAACGCCTCGACCGTCACCGACAAGGATTACGACCTCATGGTGCGCCGGCTCGGTGAACTGGAGCGGGCGCATCCGGAGCTCCAGTCTCCCGACAGCCCGACCCAGACGGTGGGCGGTCGTGCGGTCACCACGATGTTCACCCCGGTCACCCATGCCGAGCGGATGCTGAGCCTCGACAACGTGTTCAGCGAAGAAGAGCTCGACGAATGGGCCGCGAAGGTGCAGCGGGACGCGGGTCGCGCAACCGTGCGCTACCTCAGCGAACTGAAGATCGACGGGCTGGCCATCAACCTCCGCTACGAGAACGGCGTGCTGGTCACGGCCGCGACCCGGGGTGACGGGGTGGTGGGCGAAGACGTCACCGAGAACGTGCTGCAGATCAAGACCATCCCGGCCCGGCTGGCCGGAACGGGGCATCCGCCGCTCGTCGAGGTGCGGGGCGAGATCTTCTTTCCGGTCGCCGCGTTCGACGAATTGAACGCGGCCCAGGAGGCTGCCGGCGAGCGGGTGTTCGCGAACCCGCGCAATGCGGCGGCGGGATCGCTGCGACAGAAGTCCGAAGGCAAGAATGAGCGGCAGCTCGCCCTCGTGGCGGCGCGCCTCAGTCGGCTGCAGATGCTGGTGCACGGCATCGGCGCCTGGCCGAATCCGCCGGTCGCTGCGCAGAGCGAGGTCTACGAGCTGCTGAAGGGCTGGGGGCTGCCGACCTCGAGCTACTACCGGGTCTTCGACACCATCGGCGAGGTGGCGGAGTTCATCCGCTACTACGGCATCCACCGGGCCTCCGTGGTGCACCAGATCGACGGCATCGTCGTGAAGGTCGACGACCTGGCTCTGCACGAAGAGCTCGGCGCCACCAGCCGAGCGCCACGATGGGCCACGGCCTACAAATACCCGCCTGAAGAGGTGAACACCAAGCTGCTCGACATCGTGGTGAGCGTGGGTCGCACGGGCCGGGCCACGCCCTTCGCCGTGATGGAGAAGGTGGAGGTCGCCGGCTCCGAGGTGCGCCAGGCGACCCTGCACAACCAAGACGTCGTGAAGGCCAAGGGGGTGCTGATCGGCGACACGGTCGTGCTGCGCAAGGCCGGAGACGTGATTCCCGAGGTGCTCGGCCCGGTGGTCGAACTGCGCGACGGCACCGAACGCGAGTTCGTGATGCCCGAGTTCTGCCCCGAATGCGGCACGAAGCTCGCGCCCGCGAAAGAGGGCGACATCGACCTGCGCTGCCCGAACGCGCGCAGCTGCCCCGCCCAGGTGCGCGGCCGGGTCGAGCACGTGGGGTCGCGCGGCGCTCTCGATATCGAGGGTCTCGGCGAGGTGTCGGCCGCAGCCCTCACGCAGCCGACCGAGCCACCTGAGCCGCCGTTGGTCACCGAGGCCGGTCTGTTCGCGCTGCAGATGGAAGATCTGTTCCCCATCCGCGTGATCGTGCGCGACAACGAGACCGGGCTCGAGAAGCTGAACGATGACGGCTCGCCGAAGCTCGTCACGCCGTTCCGCCGCAAGCGGCGCAAGTCGGGGCGCGACGCCGATCCTGCCTACGACGCCGACGCCGAGGTGTTCTGGGGCGACGACGATTCGGTGCCGTCGAGCAACGCCATCGAGCTGCTGACGAACATCGAGAAGGCGAAGACGAAGCCGCTCTGGCGCATCCTGGTCTCGCTGAGCATCCGCCACGTCGGGCCGGTCGCAGCGCGTGCGCTCGCCGACTACTTCGGGTCGCTGGAGGCGATTCGTGCCGCCACCCGTGAAGAGCTGGCGGCGGTTGACGGTGTGGGCGGCATCATCGCCGATGCGTTGATCGACTGGTTCGCCGTCGACTGGCACGTGGAGATCATCGACCGCTGGGCCGCGGCGGGCGTGCAGTTCGCCACACCGGGGCATCCGGGCCCGGGCGCCGCGGTCGGCAGCGGCGGAGTGCTCGACGGCGTGACCGTGGTGGCCACGGGCTCGCTCGAGGGTTTCTCCCGCGAGGGGGCTCTGGAGGCGATCATCCAGGCCGGTGGCAAGGCCGCATCGAGCGTGAGCAAGAAGACCGACTTCGTGGCCGCCGGTCCCGGTGCGGGTTCGAAACTCGGCAAGGCGGAGGCGCTGGGTCTGCGGATCATCGACGCGGCGGAGTTCGCGATCCTGGTGAGCCAGGGGCCGTCGGCACTTCCGCCGGTGCCAGGCGCGGAGCCGGCCGATGGTGCCACGGGTGACGATGCGGCGGAGGGTGAACCCGACGCGGCGGCGGATGCGAAAGCGGACGCGGCGGCGGATGCGACAGCGGAGGCCGACAAGCCCGCTTCCGGCGACTCCTCGGCATGAGTCGGGCAGTGCGAGGTCGAGCCCACGGCAGTGGGTGGCGGAACGTCGTGGGCGTGGCCGTGGGAGCCGCGGCCGTGCTGGGCGCGATCGTGGCCGTGCTACGGGCGACGCCGTGGCCGGCGGTGCTCGTCATCCGGCGGGTGTTCGAGAAGGGCGCCCGCGTGACGCTCGCCGAAATGGCGCCGTACGTGCCCGACGTCGGGTTCATCGAGCACCGCGACGTCGAATACGGCGACGCGGGCTTCACCACCACTCTCGACGTCTTCGACGTGGGCGGCCGCACGAAGCCGGCGCCCGCAGTGGTCTGGATCCACGGAGGCGCCTGGATCTCGGGCAGCAAGAGCGACGTCGAGCCCTACCTGAAAATCCTGGCAGCCGACGGCCACGTCACCGTGGGCCTGGACTACACGATCGCACCGGAAGCGGTCTACCCCGTCGCCCTCACCCAGCTGAACCGTGCTCTCGGCTATCTGGTCGAGCACGCCGCCGAGCTCGGCATCGATCCGACGCGCATCGTGCTCGCGGGCGACTCGGCCGGCGCCCAACTCGCCAGCCAGCTCGCGGTGCTCATCACGAATCCGCGCTACGCCCGGCTCGTCGGTGTGGTGCCGTCGCTCGAGCCGTCGCAGCTCGCCGGAGTCGTGCTGCACTGTGGGCTCTACGACCTCCCGGCGATGGCGAGCGCCACCGGCATCGTCGGCTGGGGCTTCAAGACCGCCCTGTGGGCTTACACCGGCCACAAGAACTGGTCGGAGACGCCCGCCGGAGCCACGATGTCGACCATCGACTTCGTCACCGGCGACCTCCCGCCGGTCTGGCTCTCCGGTGGCAACGGAGACGGCCTCACCCACATCCAGTCCGTGCCATTGGCCGAACGGATGCGCGCTGCCGGCGTCGACGTCACCGCGCTGTTCTGGGCCGCCGACCACCAGCCGGCACTGCCGCACGAGTACCAGTTCCACCTCGACTTCGAGGAAGCCCAGGAGGCACTCGACCGCACGCGCGAGTTCCTCACCCGCGTCACCGCACCCTCTGCCGCTCCACCCGGCCCGACCCCACCCAGCCCCACCGAATAGAATCAACCCACACCCCTCGCGAATCGAAACACGGAGCACCATGTCCGAAATCACCCAGGAGCAGGTCGCGCATCTCGCGAACCTCGCCCGGATCGCCCTGACACCTCAGGAGATCGAAAGCCTGACGAGCGAGCTCGGTTCGATCGTCGACAACGTCGCGAAGGTCTCCGAGGTCGCCACCCCCGATGTGCCGGCCACGAGCCACCCCATCCCGCTGCAGAACGTCTACCGCGACGACGAGCCCGGCGTGACGCTCACCACCGAGCAGGCGCTCGCCGGCGCACCCGACCACGACGGATCGCGTTTCCGCGTGACCGCGATCCTCGGAGAGGAGCAGTGATGGGCCACCACCACGAACTCATCCGCCTGTCGGCGTCGGCGCTCTCCGAGAAACTCGGTTCCGGCGAGGTCAGCTCCGTCGAGGCCACCCAGGCCCACGTCGACCGCATCGCCGCGGTCGACGGCGAGGTGCACGCCTTCCTTCACACGGCTCCGG from the Herbiconiux aconitum genome contains:
- the mnmA gene encoding tRNA 2-thiouridine(34) synthase MnmA, whose translation is MKVLAAMSGGVDSAVAAARAVEAGHEVVGVHLALSRMPGTLRTGSRGCCTIEDSMDAQRAANKIGIPYYVWDFSERFKADVVDDFIAEYTAGRTPNPCMRCNERIKFAALLEKALDLGFDAVCTGHYASITTDAEGNRELHRAAAWAKDQSYVLGVLTTEQLAHSMFPLGATPSKAEVRAEAAERGFSVASKPDSHDICFIPDGNTSGWLADKVGTATGSIVDREGAVVGSHEGAHAFTVGQRRGLKLGMPAADGKPRFVLEVRPKENTVVVGPKEALDIAEIAGSRYTWAGRAPEHPEIDFVCQVQIRAHADPVDAVARVRADADGAPELVITPVTPLNGVAPGQTAVVYVGTRVLGQCTIDRTVAADLARVHAVGGAVPLGAGA
- a CDS encoding alpha/beta hydrolase, which produces MAVGAAAVLGAIVAVLRATPWPAVLVIRRVFEKGARVTLAEMAPYVPDVGFIEHRDVEYGDAGFTTTLDVFDVGGRTKPAPAVVWIHGGAWISGSKSDVEPYLKILAADGHVTVGLDYTIAPEAVYPVALTQLNRALGYLVEHAAELGIDPTRIVLAGDSAGAQLASQLAVLITNPRYARLVGVVPSLEPSQLAGVVLHCGLYDLPAMASATGIVGWGFKTALWAYTGHKNWSETPAGATMSTIDFVTGDLPPVWLSGGNGDGLTHIQSVPLAERMRAAGVDVTALFWAADHQPALPHEYQFHLDFEEAQEALDRTREFLTRVTAPSAAPPGPTPPSPTE
- the glgX gene encoding glycogen debranching protein GlgX; protein product: MTAADPFARMGVRQTSHGGEIRVWSENATTIDLCLYDDKDPNWIVKTVPLTRDAASNVWTARTRSLTPGRRYTLRVDGPTGPDAPMNAFDPEIALLDPYSRGLVRSGREQWRSVVIDEEFNWNGVTKPQTPLDHTVIYEAHVKGLSKLNTRIPEHLRGTYAGLAHETSIGYLKGLGVTAVELLPVHAFVSEQRLQKQGLTNYWGYNTLGFFAPHNLYASRAAQAEGPGAVLREFKGMVKLLHEAGLEVILDVVYNHTAEEGRGGPTSSFRGIDNARYYRQTSRGDYIDVTGCGNSIDTATPAVSRMILDSLKYWANDVQIDGFRFDLAATLGRNEDNYFDHEHPLIKGIVDDPELAGVKMIAEPWDVGMGGWQTGNFPRGWSEWNDRFRDRMRKFWLRDIKSIRENGSPGDGVGMLATRIAGSSSTFAQARGPLASVNFVTAHDGFTLADLTAYNVKHNVGNGEANRDGSDNNMSYNHGIEGHTSSRTIESTRRRAMRNLMGTLLLSAGVPMITAGDEFGRSQKGNNNAYCHDSELTWLSWDRRTWQKDLWRTTQHLLRMRRENPALRPVRYGVFGERTPSASQMDWYDAAGESMSVSDWNSPENRTLIYVAASTPEHEDFNRILTVIHGVEAPERVTLPLHDDVSAYELLWDSAQDVPSAHQAPVPRFAPGQVVDVAPTSMQLYRAV
- the ligA gene encoding NAD-dependent DNA ligase LigA, which produces MAARGRGRAADDGVAAAAATLPQETPSDVEAARAEARDLTTRILELRDEYYEKNASTVTDKDYDLMVRRLGELERAHPELQSPDSPTQTVGGRAVTTMFTPVTHAERMLSLDNVFSEEELDEWAAKVQRDAGRATVRYLSELKIDGLAINLRYENGVLVTAATRGDGVVGEDVTENVLQIKTIPARLAGTGHPPLVEVRGEIFFPVAAFDELNAAQEAAGERVFANPRNAAAGSLRQKSEGKNERQLALVAARLSRLQMLVHGIGAWPNPPVAAQSEVYELLKGWGLPTSSYYRVFDTIGEVAEFIRYYGIHRASVVHQIDGIVVKVDDLALHEELGATSRAPRWATAYKYPPEEVNTKLLDIVVSVGRTGRATPFAVMEKVEVAGSEVRQATLHNQDVVKAKGVLIGDTVVLRKAGDVIPEVLGPVVELRDGTEREFVMPEFCPECGTKLAPAKEGDIDLRCPNARSCPAQVRGRVEHVGSRGALDIEGLGEVSAAALTQPTEPPEPPLVTEAGLFALQMEDLFPIRVIVRDNETGLEKLNDDGSPKLVTPFRRKRRKSGRDADPAYDADAEVFWGDDDSVPSSNAIELLTNIEKAKTKPLWRILVSLSIRHVGPVAARALADYFGSLEAIRAATREELAAVDGVGGIIADALIDWFAVDWHVEIIDRWAAAGVQFATPGHPGPGAAVGSGGVLDGVTVVATGSLEGFSREGALEAIIQAGGKAASSVSKKTDFVAAGPGAGSKLGKAEALGLRIIDAAEFAILVSQGPSALPPVPGAEPADGATGDDAAEGEPDAAADAKADAAADATAEADKPASGDSSA
- a CDS encoding cysteine desulfurase family protein — its product is MPVYLDHAATTPMIPAARSAYVAALGLVGNPSSIHSQGQQAKRMLEESREVIAASLGAEPIEVIITSGGTESINLGIKGLYWARQGSEAGGSRPVVLVPGGEHHATVDAVEWLARHEGARVVQLPVDSLGRLSPEVLASALAEHGASVALVSLLWANNEVGTIQDVAALAAVTRSAGVPVHVDAVAAYGYLPISFASVGADALSISAHKIGGPVGVGALVVARRSVVEPLIHGGNQQRVRSGTQDVAGAVAFAAAAALVPQAARVPQAGGASLARAGDGFVGAADAGAGDGFVGAGDELAGEDGFAGAGDGFVSELAALRDRLIAGVRAAVPDAVLRGDPSPAGRLPGNAHFTFPGCEGDSLLFLLDMQGFSVSTGSACQAGVPEVSHVLTAMGVPDDEARGALRFTLGHGTTPAEIDALVEALPAAYAAARKAGFADRLVSPAPHP
- a CDS encoding endonuclease/exonuclease/phosphatase family protein, producing the protein MSALLEAPRETREPQPRRRPRIRTGLAVFVCVLALALAAGTALHVLAPELFGFSLVVESALPWFGLAIPVLFVLAFISRAKGAVIAALVPALVWSVMFVPAIVPLSWSAPAASGDTLTIASQNVEADSGTAADSATALAASGAQVIALQEMDSDARDQVEAVLSDKYPYSYGIGTVGVWSTYPILNAQALDLGLGWQRAIAADLQTPTGLVSIYVIHAASARPGEHADRDTMLANLADYIPRDENDRILMVGDFNAGSSDRNIAGLTGQLSEANQSGGGFGFTWPAAMPITRPDHVLQRGMEVTSNSTLRAGASDHLAVLTTLNL
- the gatC gene encoding Asp-tRNA(Asn)/Glu-tRNA(Gln) amidotransferase subunit GatC, which gives rise to MSEITQEQVAHLANLARIALTPQEIESLTSELGSIVDNVAKVSEVATPDVPATSHPIPLQNVYRDDEPGVTLTTEQALAGAPDHDGSRFRVTAILGEEQ